TCCGGGTCATACAGCATCTCAGCATCATATGAAGATATGGCAACCGGTGCGCCTGTTTTTTCTCTTAATTCCTCAACACCACCTATGTGATCAAGATGCCCATGTGTCAAAAGTATATATTTTAGTTTATATTTATTAGCTTGAATATAGTCAATCAATGATGGTATCATCTCTCCTGGATCAATTACAGCAGATTTTTTACTGTTAGTGTCCGTTATTACATAACAGTTTGATTGAAATAATCCTACAACATATCTTTTAATTTCTAAATTGCTTAACATTAATATCACTCCATTAAAATATTTTCTTTGAATCAAGCAGTATTGTAACAGGACCGTCATTTATAAGAGAAACCTGCATCATAGCTTGAAACTTCCCAGTTTTTACAATACATCCTTTTTCTCTTATCTTATCTTCAAGCATATTGAATAAATAAAGAGCCCTCTCCGGTTTTGCAGCTGTCATAAAATTAGGTCTTCTTCCCTTTCGTACATCACCTAACAGCGTAAACTGTGAAATTAAAAGAATTTCTCCATTTAACTCCAGTAATGATAAATTCATTTTCCCTTCTTCATCTTCGAATACCCGTAAATTCGGAATTTTGTCCGCCATATATAAAACATCTTCATCTTTATCATCTATCGAAATACCAATAAAAACCACAAAACCCCTGCCTATTGAACTAATCAATCTTCCATCAACAGCAACTTCGCCTTTCACTACTTTCTGCACAACAGCCCTCAAAGCGATTCCTCCTATGCACTTATCCTATATACGTCTGTAACTCCTTGTAATGCCTTTAGTTTGTTCATTATTTTTTCAAGCTGTTCTTTTGAAGTAATCTCAATCGTTAAATTGATAAATGCTAAATTATCTTTTGTAGTTCTTGCATTAATAGCTTTAACAGATATTTTAATATCTGACAATATGCTTGTTACATCTGTCAAAAGACCGTATCTGTCATTTGCTACAATTTGAATATCCGCCTGATATGCTATGTTTTTACCCAGATCCCATTCAACTTCCACAATTCTGTTTTTGTCATAAATATATTTGCTAATATTGGGACAGTCTTTCCTGTGTATAGAAACACCATGTCCTTTTGTAATATATCCCAAAATTTCATCACCGGGCACAGGTGAACAACATTTTGAAAATTTGACCATTACATTGTTTTCGCCTTTAACAATCACACCTATATCTTTGGTTTTTAAAGGCTTTTTATGCTCTTTAACAGATATTACAGGTTTCAAGACATCGTCTTCTTTTTCATACTTTTTAAGTTCTTCTTTAATACGCGGTATGATTTGGTTCGCCAATAAACCACCATATCCAATAGTAGCATATAAATCATCTTCAGAATGTATATTTAATTTTTTTAAAATTGCTTCCATCTGTTGGTTTTTAATCATCGATTGTGGTATACCGTGTTTCTTTAACTCTCTTAAAAATATTTCTTCACCACGCTCAATATTTTCTTTGCGTTTTTCCTTCTTAAACCATTGTTTTATCTTATTTTTTGCCTGAGAACTTTTTGCAATTTGAAGCCAATCTCTGCTGGGACCCCTTTCAGTATTTGCTATTGTTAATATTTCTATGATATCACCATTTCTGAGTTTATAATCGATTGGTACTATTTTTCCATTTACTTTTGCTCCATTCATTCTATGGCCTATCTCTGTGTGAATACTATATGCAAAATCTATAGGGGTTGAACCTCTCGGCAGACTTATAACATCACCCTTTGGGGTAAATACATAAACCTCGTCTGTAAAAAGATCAATTTTTAAAGTTTCCATAAATTCCTTTGGATCTTTTAATTCCCTCTGCCATTCAAGAAGCTGTCTCAACCATGTTAATTTAGCATCAAACTCATTCTCCTCCATTTTACCTTCCTTGTATTTCCAATGAGCAGCAATACCAAATTCTGCTGTCCTGTGCATTTCCCATGTCCTTATTTGTATCTCAAAAGGCTCACCTTTAGGACCCATAACTGTTGTATGAAGAGACTGATACATGTTTGGCTTAGGCATAGCTATATAATCTTTAAACCTTCCAGGAATAGGTTTCCACAAGGTATGGACAACCCCCAATGTACCATAACAATCCTTTACTGTGTTTACAATAACCCTAACTGCCATTAAATCATACACCTGTTCAAATGTTTTGTTTTGATCCTTCATTTTTTTATAAATACTATAAAAATGCTTTGCTCTTCCCGATATCTCTGCCTTTATCTTTAGTTCTTTTAATTTTTCCCCTAAGGAATCCATTAGTTCCTGTATTGATTGTTCTCTTTGTTTTCTTTTTGTCGCAACCTTTTCAACAAGATTATAATATTCATCAGGATGTAAATATCTTAATGAAAGGTCTTCTAATTCCCATTGGATTTTCGAAATACCAAGCCTGTGGGCAACAGGTGCGTAAATCTCTATTGTTTCCTGTGCCTTTTCCTTTTGTTTTTCAGGACTTACATATTTCAACGTTCTCATATTATGAAGTCTGTCTGCAAGTTTTATCATTATAACCCTTATATCTTTTGCCATAGCAATAAACATCTTGCGCATGTTTTCAGCTTGCTGTTCTACCTTTGATTTATATTCTAACATTCCAAGTTTCGTTACACCATCAATAAGGATTGCAATTTCTTCACCAAATTCATCTTTTATATCATCATAAGTTATTATCGTATCTTCTATCACATCGTGAAGAAGTCCTGCTGCAATAGTTGTAAGGTCAAGCTCCAAATCCGCAAGTATATAAGCAACCTCAACCGGATGTATAATATAAGGTTCACCAGAACTTCGAAAT
This is a stretch of genomic DNA from Aceticella autotrophica. It encodes these proteins:
- the dtd gene encoding D-aminoacyl-tRNA deacylase, whose protein sequence is MRAVVQKVVKGEVAVDGRLISSIGRGFVVFIGISIDDKDEDVLYMADKIPNLRVFEDEEGKMNLSLLELNGEILLISQFTLLGDVRKGRRPNFMTAAKPERALYLFNMLEDKIREKGCIVKTGKFQAMMQVSLINDGPVTILLDSKKIF
- a CDS encoding RelA/SpoT family protein, giving the protein MIKKVINRIKEYNQNMDEALILKAYNYALKAHEGQFRSSGEPYIIHPVEVAYILADLELDLTTIAAGLLHDVIEDTIITYDDIKDEFGEEIAILIDGVTKLGMLEYKSKVEQQAENMRKMFIAMAKDIRVIMIKLADRLHNMRTLKYVSPEKQKEKAQETIEIYAPVAHRLGISKIQWELEDLSLRYLHPDEYYNLVEKVATKRKQREQSIQELMDSLGEKLKELKIKAEISGRAKHFYSIYKKMKDQNKTFEQVYDLMAVRVIVNTVKDCYGTLGVVHTLWKPIPGRFKDYIAMPKPNMYQSLHTTVMGPKGEPFEIQIRTWEMHRTAEFGIAAHWKYKEGKMEENEFDAKLTWLRQLLEWQRELKDPKEFMETLKIDLFTDEVYVFTPKGDVISLPRGSTPIDFAYSIHTEIGHRMNGAKVNGKIVPIDYKLRNGDIIEILTIANTERGPSRDWLQIAKSSQAKNKIKQWFKKEKRKENIERGEEIFLRELKKHGIPQSMIKNQQMEAILKKLNIHSEDDLYATIGYGGLLANQIIPRIKEELKKYEKEDDVLKPVISVKEHKKPLKTKDIGVIVKGENNVMVKFSKCCSPVPGDEILGYITKGHGVSIHRKDCPNISKYIYDKNRIVEVEWDLGKNIAYQADIQIVANDRYGLLTDVTSILSDIKISVKAINARTTKDNLAFINLTIEITSKEQLEKIMNKLKALQGVTDVYRISA